Genomic DNA from Deinococcus malanensis:
GAACTCCTGCGGCAGCTGCAGAAGGGGGGCCGTGCGCCCCACTCTATGGGTTCGCCATCATCCAGGAAGCCAAAGGTCGCAGCGCAGGGTTCTTCGACTTCAAAGAAGGCAGCCTCTATCCCGCCCTCCACCGCATGGAACAAGACGGTCTCCTCGCAGCGCAGTACGGCGAAACCGGCCGGAACGGCAAGCCTCGTAAGTACTACGCCATCACCGACAAGGGCCGCCTCACCCTCAGCAACAAACGGAAAGAGTTTGAGTCTTTCACCAAAGCCGTTCACCGCCTGACCGGAAGTGAAGCGCAGTGACCACGGTCAGCCGCACTTCACCTGCTGTTGAACGATACCTCCACCACGCGACGATGGGTCTGCCGCCGAGCAAACGCACCGAAGTCCGGGACGAGCTTGAAGAGCATCTCTTCTGCCGCGTCGAGCAGCTGGAGTGGCAAGGTGCGACTCCTGAACACGCCCTTCATCAGGCGCTCTCGGAACTCGGGTCACCGGTCCGAGTCAGCGCCGCTCTCAATGGGGTCTACAACATGCCAAAAATGATTCTTCTGGTGGGCACCGCAGCCCTTGCGATCAGTGCTGCCCTGTATGCCTTGGCTGGAGGCGCTGAGCCCATGGCCATCCCGCTCACCACTTCAGGCGTCGTCAGCCCCAACTGCGTTCGCGGTGTGGTCCCACCTGCTGACACCATCCATGTGATCAGTCAGAGCAAACGAGATGAAGTCACCTGCTACGTCAAGAAGAATCAGTCAGCACCCTGGGCTCATTCAGCGAACCCACTGATCTCAGGCAGCGCACTCGAACAGCTGGCCAAAGATCTGGGTGGTGAGGGTCATGTTAGTACTGAGGGCTTTTTTATTATGACTGTGTCCCAGCGCCAGGTCCTCGAGTGGCGAGCGGACGGTTGGAAAAATGGAGAACGTTACTTCTCGCCCGGTCTGGTGGTCATGATGCTCAAGAGTGCCGACCAGAATGTCACGCTCAACGGGTACAAGGCCGTTGTCGCACGCACGAGCAAAGGGGCTTACTCGCTGGCGACCAATGATGGGAGTGCTCTCGGGCCTGCGTTGTACGACGAACTTGTCGGACCGGCCATCGCTCAAATAAGGCCTGAACGTCGACAGCAATGGAGCATGAATCGGAACAGAGTCCATACGCACCGGCTCACAACTGGTCTGCCCGAAGGGGAGGTCGTGATGCTCTTGACCCGTACGAAAGGGGTGTACACCGGCGACATTGCACCTGTTCTAGCCAATGGCACCCTGCAGATACGCTCGTCCTCCCCCCGCCTGAGGTTCACGAGCACTGCCGCTGGCCTGGGGATGGCGCCACAGAACAATCGATCTGCGGCCCTTCTGGTGCGCCTGTCTGGCGTCCCTCTCGGCAATCTGAAATCTGGCGTCTTTGTTCCCAACCAG
This window encodes:
- a CDS encoding permease prefix domain 1-containing protein, with translation MTTVSRTSPAVERYLHHATMGLPPSKRTEVRDELEEHLFCRVEQLEWQGATPEHALHQALSELGSPVRVSAALNGVYNMPKMILLVGTAALAISAALYALAGGAEPMAIPLTTSGVVSPNCVRGVVPPADTIHVISQSKRDEVTCYVKKNQSAPWAHSANPLISGSALEQLAKDLGGEGHVSTEGFFIMTVSQRQVLEWRADGWKNGERYFSPGLVVMMLKSADQNVTLNGYKAVVARTSKGAYSLATNDGSALGPALYDELVGPAIAQIRPERRQQWSMNRNRVHTHRLTTGLPEGEVVMLLTRTKGVYTGDIAPVLANGTLQIRSSSPRLRFTSTAAGLGMAPQNNRSAALLVRLSGVPLGNLKSGVFVPNQPVSDRP